In Drosophila miranda strain MSH22 chromosome XR, D.miranda_PacBio2.1, whole genome shotgun sequence, the genomic window CACTTTCAACGTCACAGGTTCAGTTCCCACACCCCCTGAACCCCGGGCTTTTGgcttaattaaattgtttGCATAGAAACCGACCGCTAGCGCAGTGGTTTTTCGTTTTTCATTGTTCGTTATTCATTGTTCATtgttttgtattatttttttattgccTTTTCTATAAAGTGATATGCAATTGTTTAATGCACATGAGTTGGGCTATTTATAGCACTGCGACTGTGCGACTGTGGGACTGTGAGATTACCCAAGCACGTTGTTTGGGGTGGGCAACCACACTCCCCCCCTTGGGCGGCCACGAGGTGTTTCTGTGATTGATATTTGTCCCGTTGGGTGGAAGAGACGGACGGGACGATACGACACCTTTGCAATTGTTTTGATTTGAAAATTTCGAGAACATAGAACACAATTCTGTTATGCAGGGTTTTGCAATCGTTCCCTTCTCTTCCATCCCTTGCGGGCAGCGCCTTGGCAATATTTTGTTTGGCACGTACCACATACTGCTgcaaatgtacatatgtgcatatgccTTTTTATGGCATCCCCCACATGTCGGTCATGGGGAATGGCTGTTCCGGGTGGCAAAGCTGAATTAGTTATGAAAGACCGGGGGGGGGACAAGAAAGTGGACACAGTACAGTCTTTGGATTATATTATGAAATGAGCTGAATATTGAACGTTCGATTGGTATGGAAGGTAGAACGTAGATCGGTGGATATACATACTAGTATTCAATATTCTTTGCCCTAACTGAGGGCATTCATTAACAATATTCTTTGAATAAACGAACCAATTGAAACTGAAATCAATTGATTGACAATCTCTCAGATAGACAACAGATCATTTGTCTATATAGAAATATAGAATAAAGCTAGCCCCAAAAAGAGGTCCAAAATTTCCTCTACTCAAATTTGATGCCAATTTGAGATTCCATTAATGATAAATCAATGCTGATTGGGGGGCACGTGAGAGAGTAAGTGACTCCTACCCTTCCATCCGTACAGATTGCTGTGTGTTTGCGTGTAGCAATGCCTTGAGCGTGACTTTAAATGAAATTTATAAAAAGAACAACAATCCCGGCACTTCGGAGAGGTAGCTTCTCATTCAGGAAGGGGACAGGGGGTTGGGTGCCACTTGCTTGGATGAATCGGCATTGGAAGGTCTCGGGTGTCGGGTGTCGGGTGTCGGGTGTCCGGGTCTCAGGTCGCTACCTCCTTTGTTAAGCAGATTAAGTTGGATCACAATAAATTGCTTACATCCAGCAAATGAAGAACCGGAAAATTTCTTCAATTTTACATGATCCAGCATTAAGCGAATACAAAAGATGGAAACAGAAATTACACATAAATTTTATTGTCAACATTTCCTGGAAATTTAATTGCAAAATTGAATTACTATGACGTTCTGCTGAGCGGGCGatcagccaaaacaaacaGCGGCATAAAGAAGAATCCGAAAAAAATAAGCATTTGACCAGATATTTCTGAATATCTGAAGGTTTTGCCATTTCTACAGTGCGTATCGAAAGTGAAATACAGATCGGAAGGAATCTTTACCGTAAAATATAGAAAGAAAAGATGAGAAGAACTTGTACCTTTATTTATATACAATAATTGTAATCTAGAAAAAGAAACGTTTGCTCAAGATCAACATTCGGATGCCATGGGTGGATATATTTTGATAGATTAATCGAATGAAACGCACTGTTCGATGGTTCCACAATTGTGTGGAAACGATGTTCCCAAAATAACAAACTTTCCACCACAATTCTTGAGTGCCAACGGACAAATCCGAATTCTATTTTTAGGAAATACGAGACTTTTGTCGGGGCCCGTGAAATATTCTTCGCTGAGGCAATAGTCCATGATTAATTGTTCAACTATTTAGATCTTCCACTTCGCCATCCACGATTCTGGTTATCCATACATACCCGATGCATGCACGCCCGATTAGAAGCCCGTTAAGCTGTCAAGTTTTTATTGCTGCATAAACATTTGCCAGCGATTTGTTAATTGCATTTCCAAGCATCCCCTTTATGGCGCTCCGTATAAATATACATTATACGTACGAGTGTAACGTATGCCACGTCTCAGGTGTACGCTAAATTTGATTGTGATTTACGAGCAGCATCACTCGTATGGTACTCGTATATGGAAACTGGCAGTACGTCTGAATAATGGGTCATCTGACGCCAGTTGAACGTGATGGCAAGACACTAATATGTAGACTGGATTTTTGAATTTACAATTATATTCCCTATTGAGTGAGCACCTCTCAAGAGAATCTTATATGCGCTTTTTCTAAATCTCCAAGATTTACATATGCCCTTCTCTTCTCTATATCCCCTTTTGGAATTCATGTGGAATCCTGTTTATCGTATTCTCAATATCATATATGTTTATCCATGTGCGCTATCACGCAGACAGGTCGTGGGCGTGAGGAGGCCTATCTTAAGTGTGAAAAGATCTCTCTAGTCCCTCAGATCATTCTCAAATATGAGTTCTTTCAGCTGTTGGGAATATTCATTCAGCAACTCATCCTCTACGTATCATTCATTATTCTGTACGCGTAGTACAGCCAAATGGCGTgataaaattaataaaaatccAGCCTATTCTTTCGTATTAATTCATAAATTCAATTCCACAGTCGCTCGAGTGTTGAATGTCAGCGCGAAATGTGACGCTGCGAAACACGAGTGCAGGCCTGGCCGCCCCCCCCCAATTGACCCAATTTGAATGCGATTCAAACCCCAAAGGCAGTGAAGAGCGGGCCTTGGAAGCGTTTAATTAGGGGGTTACACGCAATTACCTCTTCGAATGCCTTGGGGGAGGGGTCCGGGGGAAAGTTTACTTGAGGCTCGACCCGAGACCTCTGTTTGCCTCTGCCACCACCTCTTCCCCACTCCTCTGTTTGTTTAACTCTGAATACTTATGTTTATTCCACCTGACTCTCcgtccccctccccccactgGCTGGGGCTACGTTTGTGCCCCTCTGATGTGGCGTCTTGTTTCCGGGAAAGCATGCACAATTTTTAATTCGTCCAATCTGCTTGTTTAACAAATAggattttcattttcaattaaGTTTTGTGTACACACTTACAAGCCGCAAATATACGGTCCGTAGTCGGGAGTTCTGCCACGAAACGGTGCCTAATACAGTCTTTACAGATTGCAATTGTGTATTACAATGAATGTTCACTGATTTGCTCCATAGTTTTTCCACTTTTTGTAAGCTTTTCTTTGCTACAAATTTGGTATTGACATCTTATGTGGTTTACTCTTTTCCAGATCATCATGTACACTTCGATGCGGCCACGGTGAAGTCGGATGGCTTTGAGTCGGACAGCTGTGTGACATATCAGCGCTCGGGCGACACGATCGCGGTTAGCCtgggctttctgcagatcaaCCATCGGTATCTGATCGACCTGAAACTGCCGACAACTGTGTTCGGGGATACGGGAGCGCCGGGCAGCAAGTTTCTGCCTGTTGTGAGCGCCACGCCCAATCTGCATTGCCGGATCACGGAGTTCGCTGGGACGAAGCATGACGAGCACGACTTTTTCGAGATGAAGATCGAGTTCTTTGCCTACAAGGAGAAGCTGCTACGTGAGGTGCTGCACATTGTCAGCTCGAAAAACGCGAaggagctgctgcagctggtgATTGCCGCCCGGGTACTGGGCAAGGGCAAGGGTACGCCCATGCTGCGCACGGGCATCCACTGTATCGGCGTGGAGCGGGACGACGACGAGTCGGAGGCCTCGGACTTTGCCGGCTTCGACAACAATCCCTAAGGAGAGACCCAATGGCCCAGGACAGGCTTGCGACTCGCCTTGCCGCTATTTGTTTTCGTAGATAATTGAAAATATTTACATAGTTCTTAAGTAAACAAAACGAagcaaaaaataataattatattaatatgATCTAACTCTAAGTCTTGCCTACGTGGTAACCAATCGTGTGTGAAACTCATAGAGCATTTGCATTTAGATTTCGGTTTCAATTTTGTTTGTTGTACTTAAAGTTTTTTAAATTACCCCTCGAGTCCCGCAACCAATGCCTGGCCAGCCCTCTGAGCGGTGACTCGTACCTGGCCTCATTTGTAACCTCGTTGTAGCTCGTTTCCAAAGAACTTGTCTGCCGAAATGATTTCCCATTTAGCTCGGTCTTGCGTTCATTAGTACACGAAAGTAAACGAAGATTTAAATCAAGATTCTCAGATGTATTTTCATGCGAATGTTCATGGAAAGTTTTTAAGTGTAAGGTTAAAACATTGAAGATCTGTTGTTATTGTCTCATGAACTCATGGCTACAGTGCGTCTCAAAGCTAGAAGACAGTTGTGGAACAGGCTATAAAGACTACGTAATTTATGCTTTTTGTACAAACGAGTACACACTTTTAGGTCTGCAGATGCCATCCTTTCGGTGTATCAATTAAATATGTTCGAGCAGCATCGATTCGGTGGCACTAGCGCGATTTATACAATCAGACGATGTCCTGTCATAATTGAAAGGAGTTTTCTGTTCATTCTGTAAATACCACAACTGTTTTCTTGCTGCGAATCGCACTGTAAATATGGTACATTTCATCATACATCTTGTTGCACTTCAAAGTATTTTCCCCCACATGTATTTTAATGAATGTTAGCTTACTAATCAATGAACAGTTCAACCTCGAACAGACCAAACCGCAAGCCTTTTCAAAAATGTGTATAGGACTAAATTTTAAATTCGACCATATATGTAGACCCTGACCAACTCGTGGTGCTCCTCCTGACTTAAAACCTGTATGCATTACCCGAATAACAGAAACGAAAACTAAGCAATTTATTAATACAATTAGCCCAAAAGTATCCACATACTTGTATTTAGCACTGGGCCTTTTGATAAACTTTTCAAGTTGATAATATTTCGCCCTGTCGAATGTGTATTGAGGCGCACCGGTCAGCAGTTAGATTTTGTAAATTCCAATCTACACAAATCCCATTTTCAACGGGAGCTCAATTCTTTACTAAGTATTTacaacatatgtatgtacataaatatgtatgtgtgtgtgtaggccAGCAAATAAAAAGTCGTTGAGAACCCCATCGAATATTAAATTTATTGTTTAAATAAACCAAAAATGTAAAGCACAATCTACCCGGCAATAGGCAAGCCTGATCATGGATCCTTGAGCTCAATACAGCCGAAATCGGAACGATTCCCTGTTAAACTAGTGGAAGCGCTGATGAGCTGGCCGTCAAATCAACAAAACGTGGCACAGGCATcgaagaggcgatgcagtatTTACTGGCACAGTAGCTGCGTTTTCTCCTATCTCGAAAACCATGTTGAAGGTAAGTGAAAGGAATGAATTTTTCAATGGCTTTCACTCACCCGATCAACCTTTCACAGATCCTGTAGCAGTACTTCGATCGATGCGGCCTTTATGTGCGGATATCTGTTTTCCAGTAGGACACAGTCTACGTCCATTTGAGGCAATACATTGTCCAGTTCCATCCCAGTCTGGAGCCGCCTTTCAAAACTGTCGCCCGTTGTATCTATATCTTAAAGTTTTGCATCCTGGCCTCGTAAAAAAATATTCTTCTACTGCTGCAAAATGGAGAAATCAATCTGAACCGACTCCATCCACTTCATTTACGACAGAAAGCATTAATTGGAATAGGCGAGAATGATACCATTCTATGAGAATCCCATACTGTTTATCTGTATCTTCCGACGACAAAGCTCCATCAAGGCGTAAAACAGAGCCATAGAACTGTCATAGGATAATCTTGTGGAAG contains:
- the LOC108153042 gene encoding UPF0687 protein C20orf27 homolog, which gives rise to MCDEATADHQDHHVHFDAATVKSDGFESDSCVTYQRSGDTIAVSLGFLQINHRYLIDLKLPTTVFGDTGAPGSKFLPVVSATPNLHCRITEFAGTKHDEHDFFEMKIEFFAYKEKLLREVLHIVSSKNAKELLQLVIAARVLGKGKGTPMLRTGIHCIGVERDDDESEASDFAGFDNNP